AAAAAATTAGAGAAGTGCAGTAAATTAGTTTTACTGCACTTTTTTATTTAGTGAAATTTGAAATGTAGTTCCTTTACCAATTTCAGAGTGCAAAACCTTGATTTTTCCGCTGTGATACTCTTCAACAATTCTTTTGGTTAAAGAAAGGCCAAGCCCCCAGCCGCGTTTTTTAGTCGTAAAACCAGGTTCAAAAATAGTTTTAAATTGGTTTTTCGAAATTCCGGTCCCGGAATCTTTTATGTTTATTTTTACATGATGATTGTCCTGTTCAATTTGGAGGTCTAAAGTGCCTTTTCCTTTCATGGCGTCGATAGCATTTTTAACCAGGTTTTCAATAGTCCAGCTATGAAGCGTTGGATTGATCAGTGCAAAAATAGGTTTGTCCGGAATTTGATAAGAAAAGGTTACCTGTTTCGAAAAACGCAATTGTAAATACTCAAAAGTACTTAAGGTTTCTGCAACCACATCATGATTTTCCAGAACGGGAACTGAACCAATTTTAGAGAATCGGTCGGTGATTGTCTGCAGACGTTCTACATCTTTTTCAATTTCAGATGTAATGGTCTGATCGATTTCTTCCGTTTTTAATATTTCGACCCAGCCTATTAAAGAAGAAAGAGGGGTTCCAATTTGATGGGCCGTTTCCTTAGCCATACCAGCCCAAAGTTTATTTTGTGTAGCTATTTTAGTGCTTTTGTAGAAATTGTAAATTAAGGCTGCAAATAGAAAAATAATCAGTAACAGAGCAATGGGGTAATATTTAAGTTTGTTTAGTAATGCCGAATTTCCGTAATACAGCTGTTGGTGTTTCCCGGGCGCATATTCAAAAACAATAGGTTCATTTTCATTTTTTAATTTTTTCAAAAGTTCTTTAAATTTCGTTTTGTCGTTAAGAATTTCCTCAGGGACATTTTTAGAATTAATTACTTTATCGTACATCACTAAAATTACCGGAACAGAAGAATTACTATTTGTTATTTCCAGAGGTAAATCAAGATCGGTATATTCGTCAGCATTGATGATTGTTTTTTGTGCATTCGCAAGAATATTCATTTTTAACCGTTCTTCATTTTTGAATATTTGAAAAAAAGTATAAGTATTCCAGAGTATCAGTGAAATGATTGAAAAGGAAATAAAAATGATGGTCCAACGGGTTGTATTTCTGCTTTCAGAAAAATGCATAGAGTGATTTTTTTGAGTATAAATATAACGAAATAAACACATTTTATATTTTGTGAGTCTTTAAAGATTTTTGTTTTTAAGCAGGAAACTATTTCCTTGACTTAAACCATTTCTATACTTTTGTATATACTGAAAACAGATCGGCTAAAAAGAAAATATGATGACCATTAACCCAAAAGAGATACCGACAGCAAAGTTACAAGGCTATCTTCAAAGCGCTGTAGGACCAAGACCAATTGCTTTGGCGAGTACAATTAGTGCAAAAGGTATTCCCAATTTGTCACCTTTTAGTTTCTTTAATGTGTTTAGTGCGAATCCTCCAATTTTAGTTTTTTCACCTTCAAGACGCGTGCGGGACAATACTATTAAGCACACTTTGATAAATGCTGAAGCAACACGTGAAGTTGTGATTAATGTGGTCAATTATGATTTGGTTCAGCAGACTTCTTTGGCAAGTACTGAATATGCCGACGGTGTGAACGAATTTATAAAAGCCGGTTTGACACAGATTCCTTCGGATATAGTAAAACCTTATCGTGTTAAAGAATCTCCCGTACAATTTGAATGTAAAGTTACTCAGATTATTCCTTTAGGAACAGAAGGCGGAGCGGGAAACCTGATTCTTTGTGAAGTGCTAAAAATTCATATCCACGAATCTGTTTTAGATGAAAACGGGGCAATTGATCAGCATAAAATTGACTTGGTTTCAAGATTAGGAAATAACTGGTATTCAAGGTCGAATCAGGGACTTTTTGAAGTAGAAAAACCATTGACAACATTAGGGGTTGGAGTAGATGCAATTCCAAATTTTATTAAAGAAAGCCCTGTTTTTAACGGGAATGATTTTGGAAAATTAGGCAACATAGAAGCCTTGCCCACAACAGAAGAAGTTAGTATATTTGTGAAAGAAAATTTTTCGGTAAAAGGGGTTTTGAGCTCTGATGACCAGGAAAAAATTCATTTAGAGGCCAAAAAATACCTCGATAAGGGTGATGTTTTATCAGCATGGAAAGTACTTTTGGCAAAGAAATAAAGAAAAGATACAATAATTAATATAGACAGAAGATGGAAGTTACAGGAAAAGTAAAAGTGGTTAACCCAGAGCAGCAAGTTAGTGCCTCATTCAAAAAAAGAGAATTAGTTGTTACTACTGATGAGCAGTACCCACAGCATATTTTAATCGAATTTACACAAGATAAATGTGATTTATTAAGCAGCTACAAACAAGGTGAGGCTGTAAAAGTTTCTATCAATTTAAGAGGAAGAGAATGGGTTAATCCACAGGGAGAAACCAGATATTTCAATAGTATTCAGGGATGGAGAATCGAAAGATTAGCTCCTGAAGGGCCGGTGCAAACGCCAGCTATGCCGACTGCAGAAACTTTTGCTCCGGCAACAAATTTAAACGAAGACGAACCGGACGATTTGCCATTCTAAAAGTTTAAAATCCAAAATTTTAAAATTCCAAATTCCAAAATTCATAACGTATTGGGATTTGGAATTTTGTTTTTTGAAAGTAATTTTACAACGGAGAATTCCAAAAGATACAAACGGGAAGATTGTGTTTAGTTGGAATTTGGAGTTTAATTTTTGGAATTTTTATAGATGTATTATTTATTCAAAGATTTATTTTTTCCGCCGGTCACAGAAGCTGATGAAGAAGGCGTTTTGGCAATAGGAGGAGATTTGAGTTCAGAACGTTTGCAATTGGCTTACAAAAGCGGAATTTTCCCATGGTTTAATGAAGGTGAACCAATTCTGTGGTGGTCTCCTGATCCAAGAATGGTTTTGTTTTTAAATGAATTGATTGTTACCAAAAGTATGCGGAATATTTTGAACCGAAATCAATTTAGAATAACTTTTAATCAGAACTTTGCAGCCGTAATTTCCAATTGCCAAAAGATAAAACGTGATGGTCAAAACGGCACGTGGATTTCAAACGAAATGATTGATGCCTATTGCAAATTAAACGAGGAAGGATTTGCAAAGTCGGTTGAGGTATGGCAGGATGATATTTTAGTTGGTGGCTTATACGGAATTGATTTAGGACATGTTTTTTGTGGTGAAAGTATGTTTTCTAAAGTTTCAAATGCTTCCAAAGTTGCTTTTATAGCTTTGGTAAATTATTTAAAAGAAGAAAATTATAAACTATTAGATTGTCAGGTTTATAATCCGCATTTGGAGAGTTTAGGCTGCCGAGAAATTGACCGTGATGACTTTATGTCTATTTTAAAAAGTGAATAAAATGAGTGCTGTTTACATTGTAAAAGAAATTTATATTTATCCGATAAAAAGCCTGGCTGGAATTAGCTGCCAACAGGCTTTTGCTGAAGAAATGGGTTTTGAAAACGACCGCAGATGGATGTTGCTCGATTCAGATAACCAACACATCACACAGCGGGAATATCCAGAAATGAGCCAGTTTTATCCTAAGATTTCAGAAGGCAAAATTTCGGTTACTTTTCAGGATCAAAAACATGAATTTTTAATCAGTGAGCACTTAAATGATCCGATTTATACCAAAGTATGGGATGATAAAAGTTTTGTTTTCGAAGTAAATAAAGCGACTTCAAAATGGTTTAGCGATCATTTAGGGTTTGAATGCAGATTGGTAAAAATCATTAAGACCGGAGATCGCAAGCACGAAAGTTCAAAATCTAAGGAAACGTATAATGTCAGTCTCGCAGATGGATACCCATACTTACTAATTGGAACAAAAAGTCTTGATTCTTTGAATGAAAAGCTAAAGGAAAAAATTACTGTAAAAAGATTTCGTCCCAATATTGTTGTAAGCACTCAGAACGCTCATGAGGAAGATGATTTTGAGCATTTTAAGATTGGTGAAGTTCATTTTAAAAATGTAAAACCCTGTGGAAGATGTATTATGGTTAACAATGATCCGCAAAATGGGATTGTGAAAAAAGAACCTCTAAAAACATTGAGTAAGTACAGGAATTTCAACAATTCTGTTTTATTCGGAACCAATATTGTGGGTTTGAATCCGGGAATAATTCAGGTTGGTGATGAAGTTGTTTTTTAGAAATTCAATTTCGTAAAATTATAATTCAAAGTATTAAAAAGCACTAATTCATTTTTTAATGTTGGTAATTCCAGAATTAATTTTAGTGTTTCGTGCGCCATCATTGTACCGATAATTCCTGGTAAACTTCCCAGGACTCCATTTACACTACAATTCGGGACATACTTTGGGTCAGGCATTTCAGGAAATAAATCACG
The Flavobacterium flavigenum genome window above contains:
- a CDS encoding flavin reductase family protein, which encodes MMTINPKEIPTAKLQGYLQSAVGPRPIALASTISAKGIPNLSPFSFFNVFSANPPILVFSPSRRVRDNTIKHTLINAEATREVVINVVNYDLVQQTSLASTEYADGVNEFIKAGLTQIPSDIVKPYRVKESPVQFECKVTQIIPLGTEGGAGNLILCEVLKIHIHESVLDENGAIDQHKIDLVSRLGNNWYSRSNQGLFEVEKPLTTLGVGVDAIPNFIKESPVFNGNDFGKLGNIEALPTTEEVSIFVKENFSVKGVLSSDDQEKIHLEAKKYLDKGDVLSAWKVLLAKK
- a CDS encoding DUF3127 domain-containing protein, translated to MEVTGKVKVVNPEQQVSASFKKRELVVTTDEQYPQHILIEFTQDKCDLLSSYKQGEAVKVSINLRGREWVNPQGETRYFNSIQGWRIERLAPEGPVQTPAMPTAETFAPATNLNEDEPDDLPF
- a CDS encoding MOSC domain-containing protein, coding for MSAVYIVKEIYIYPIKSLAGISCQQAFAEEMGFENDRRWMLLDSDNQHITQREYPEMSQFYPKISEGKISVTFQDQKHEFLISEHLNDPIYTKVWDDKSFVFEVNKATSKWFSDHLGFECRLVKIIKTGDRKHESSKSKETYNVSLADGYPYLLIGTKSLDSLNEKLKEKITVKRFRPNIVVSTQNAHEEDDFEHFKIGEVHFKNVKPCGRCIMVNNDPQNGIVKKEPLKTLSKYRNFNNSVLFGTNIVGLNPGIIQVGDEVVF
- a CDS encoding sensor histidine kinase; protein product: MHFSESRNTTRWTIIFISFSIISLILWNTYTFFQIFKNEERLKMNILANAQKTIINADEYTDLDLPLEITNSNSSVPVILVMYDKVINSKNVPEEILNDKTKFKELLKKLKNENEPIVFEYAPGKHQQLYYGNSALLNKLKYYPIALLLIIFLFAALIYNFYKSTKIATQNKLWAGMAKETAHQIGTPLSSLIGWVEILKTEEIDQTITSEIEKDVERLQTITDRFSKIGSVPVLENHDVVAETLSTFEYLQLRFSKQVTFSYQIPDKPIFALINPTLHSWTIENLVKNAIDAMKGKGTLDLQIEQDNHHVKINIKDSGTGISKNQFKTIFEPGFTTKKRGWGLGLSLTKRIVEEYHSGKIKVLHSEIGKGTTFQISLNKKVQ
- the aat gene encoding leucyl/phenylalanyl-tRNA--protein transferase, whose product is MYYLFKDLFFPPVTEADEEGVLAIGGDLSSERLQLAYKSGIFPWFNEGEPILWWSPDPRMVLFLNELIVTKSMRNILNRNQFRITFNQNFAAVISNCQKIKRDGQNGTWISNEMIDAYCKLNEEGFAKSVEVWQDDILVGGLYGIDLGHVFCGESMFSKVSNASKVAFIALVNYLKEENYKLLDCQVYNPHLESLGCREIDRDDFMSILKSE